Within Vanessa atalanta chromosome 11, ilVanAtal1.2, whole genome shotgun sequence, the genomic segment tgtGGTTAGAGGtaagaactaaaataattaccaaggtataaaaatatgtacatatttgatTGATTCAGAAGGCACTTTTATAACTTATCTAATATGACCTAATGTTATGTGATGCAATGAtgcaataatgtttttgtttaagatattattccaatatatttgtttttaatttgtaaataagaactaaaaggaaaaatgaaaaattttaggAAATCATTGCTTATGTCTCTTCGCTTCATAAAAATGTAgatgattatttattgtattttcagGCAAATTTGAGAACTCAAAGTTCTAATGAATCTTTAGATATATCTTCTTTAAAGAAAGTCCTGCGAGtagaagataattttaaagtctGGTATATTGTTACTGAttcaaatgttatgttaaataatataaattttttaaacatcttGTTAAATTCAggtaatttaatcaaaatttatcaAGCAACACTaactttagaaatattttatggtaGACAAAGGTAAAAAGTCACAGTAACTtgttatattttagataatcAATGTCGTTTGATGGTTCCTCATATTGTTATGGAGAAAATACAAATGGCAACAAATTCCCGTTTTCGGACGAATGCACACAGAGCTGCTTATTTTATTTCCCAACAAATTGATGCCAATATTGCAGCAATTGGTAAGTCATtacttttttagttattaactaTTGGTCCTCGGCACTTCCTGTCTATTTCTTTTCATGCATTTGAGTCTTTCAGAAAGATTTCCGGGACCCGCGAAATGTGAGATTCGTACCCACTCAATCCATGGCACGTACGCTTCTAACTTGTACTTGCACTCTTGTACGTACGGCATCGCAAGGCCATCCAGGTTGCCGTTCTCCTCAGGGCCATCTGAAAGAGATAGGATCCTTGAGGCGGCCTAACTTATGCGTCCACGGCTCCAGGGTCACGGCCTAACTTTTAAATCCCGGGCGTCGGAACTATGGGAGGGCTAAGACAACACCCTTGTCGTTTCTGCTGAATGGGATCGGCCCGTTCCTGTTACCGCTTTACTGTCTTCTTTTGGACTATGACGATCTCACAGAACCCTACGGCCCTCTATGCTGGTTCCCTGCGAAGCATCGTCAAGACGATTACTTAAAGCGAGAGATTTCGTCTAATCTCCTGACCCAGAATTTGACTCTCcgtatatatacctatttaactCGACCAACAGGCTAcctcaatttcattaaaatcaatgagTGGTTTATTCATTTTCTGTTCGATAGGTAATAGTACTCGTAtataggtaataataataataaaaaaatatatatggctTGAGTACCAGAAGAGtgggattttaatttttttttctaggtaTAACTGCTGAATATGCTGAAGAACTGTAggcaatttattgttaaatttttttaaaaaaggtagATTTTATGAATACGATTACCATATTTTTTCAAAGtgcaattatttttacagatgaaccgaatttaaattataatgatgataGAGATGCTATAATAAACTGTTGTGCAAAATTAGTGGATCAAGACTACGAAGTGGTAAGTACTAAGTAACGTTAGATTCAACGAGTtcctcataaaaaaataacaactaaattatgaatgtaatttttttaaggtcCTTATAACTGATGACGTAGAATTgcataatttagaaaatacaCGTTTTCTAGTATTTACTGttagagaaattaaaaaaatattgattaaaaccgAAGCACATGGCTCAGTCAGTATTAATTCAAaggaaagaaatataaaaattacgatttcaaacgatttaaataaaataagttatgatCCTATTCAACAAAACAGGCACGAAATTGGTCCAGCATTGGTCTCTGAAGCAAGTTTTGATAAAAACAGTTTACCTGAAGATGATGAATCTATACAATTACCAGTTGAAGATTTTGCCCagtcaaataatattcaaaagaaaactGATAATGTAGCTGTTCAGGCAAATTCTTCTGAATTGGAtgcaatacataaaaataatgaccaAAGAGCAGATAGTTTTCCTTCTAACAATACGGATTTGAAAGCtaaaagaatacatttaaaGCGTAGTTTGTCACATGAATTCAACTCATCTAATAAAACtggaacaaaaacatttaaatggaaTAAGCGTAGATCAAAAACTAGTCTCTCAAACAATTTGTGTCATTCTAAAGTAAGCGAAAGTGACCAAATAGATATTGGTACAATGACTAAAGAAAGTTTTCAGCCTAATTGTCAAAAGTCATGTGGTGATTTATCTCTGGAATCAATCGAATCTTTTCGACGTTATAGTTACGAAGAAAGTAGTGAATCCAGTAGTGTCATCGTACATAAAAATTGCAGGGTAGGTAGTATTATTGATGAAACATCTGCATCGGAAACATCACATATACGTCATATTGTTGATATGGAAAACGAAAACGATCAAAGTTTATCAGAGAGACCAAGCAAAGTCGTTAAAGAACCATGTGTCTCTAAAAGTTGTgacaataaaaacgaaaatgtaATGTTTGAAGTAACCAGTAAGGCTAtggaagatattttaaaaataaaatgtgatgaGTGGATTTCGCGTTTCGTTCAAATAATAGAAGAGGCTAGTACGCAAGTCCTACAACAAGATCCACCATTTATCCTAGACACTATGCTCCCCCCATGGACAATATATGAAGCAACAGaatgtattaaacgtaaattttCTAACGATAATGATACCGTTGATGCGGCCAACAAACTATTAAATGTCTTGTTTGAGATTGGTGGTTTGAGAGGtacaattgttaaataaaacgaacaagaaaaagttaaacatttaatatttaccatattgattttttttttattgcaggaAAAATTAAAGTCGATATTAATCCTAATAAATACATGGAAATGTACAGCTACGGGGTGTACCTTATAGATGCTTTACAGGTTAGTCTTGATATATAGTTagttatatatgaaaaaatgttaattcgtcgaatataaaaaataattgtttgttttggAATCTATAAATCTCTATGTCTATCAAACGAAAGTTTTGttatggttattttatttgttagaaaaatttcttcaaattatttttaaagtatattaatggCTCTTCTAAATGTTATAACTATTTGCTTTGCAAGTCTTATCCTCAAAATTGTGTCCTAACTCAATTTCATACAGGGCCTACTAATTAATAGTGAAGATCTTCAGATTGCCGCCGAATCCCTATCAAAGCTATTGATTGACATACAAGACTCACACTTAAATCCAGGTAATCAAGATTTCTTAACTGATgaacatattaataatcaagataaggcaatcaaaattattttacctgAACATAGAGTTAAAGAAACTAAAGAACAAATGTGTAATAGtaagtaaaaatacttattgaaaattaaaaagtcgGAACTTTGATCCAAAAAgtactgttaaaaaatattttatagtaatcatAGGTTGTGTTGATTTTATAGATACTGAAATTGCGAGTAATGAGAATTCTGACAAAGTTGATTCTGTGAAATACAATGGAggtgaaaatattcaaatagttaGTAATTCAAGTCCTTCCAAATCAAATACTCTTTTTAGCTCACCCGGGAAATATCATTTAAGATCGCATAAAAAGAAGTTATTACAGGTAATTGATCAGCTTACGTAAAATTTCATGTGacatgattaaatttttatagtaaCTTTTCACTCTGAAcactaaaattcaaaaatatccaaatattaGATTTACGTTAAAAGTTACGTAAtgaccatttttttaaattttgtttagatattttccccttttatgaaaataaaatttaatagtatttgaaTTAACAAACGATTTTCAGAAAAACGACTTCGTTGAAAACGTATCCTTCATTCGAAACATAGAtttagaatcgtcattttttacgagtttacatttaaaaaaggcaAACAAAGATATTGGAACTAAAGTAAATGACTTGGCTAATGAAGACATGAAGGATCAAGTAGATGGTGAAATCGcaaattctgaaaataatttagtaaatgttaaagaaaatgacaaaataGATACAATGTATGAAAAAGATCTTGTTAGTAACGAACCAAAAGTTATTCGAAATTTTATTAGGTGCCCTGAAtttgaagagaaaataaaaaacaaatctaatttAGTCTTTGATAGTtggacaaataaaaatgaaaaccaaAGTGAAATGGACTACTCAGAAAATGAACAAAATGATTACGAGTTCCTGGCAGACGAATATTATTGTGGTAATGATTATGATTATGAATATGAATCAATTGATGGAGAAGAAGTATCCGGAGATAATCTTGATAAAGATGGAGAAGGAAATTTAAATACTTCCATGAAAATTCAGAATATAAATTTCAAggctattatacaaaaaatacaacataatatcAAAGAAGCGTTTTCATCAGTTCATGGATTTTGGtaattaaaacacttttttaaaatagttttttttaaaattgtgatcTTGaacatgtaatatttaattaatttgaaatattttgtttcagtgAAAAATGTTACTCTACATTGAGTTCAGATGGAAGTAATTTTGAAAAGAATGACATTCAAAATTTAGCAGAGAGGACATATTCATATTTGAATGACTTATGCGATGCACTAACtaggtatgtttttattaagaaaagcttccttttccttttttaatttagaactcCTGGAGCGCATACCCACAACCAAAAACCAGCGGTAACCACTTCGTCTCATATTGGAGAATCACGGGATCCCTTATGCATTCTACCATGTTGACTGGCTCACTACTATGATCCTCTGAGAACTGCGCAGAAGGGTCCTGCTCTGAGCGGTCAGAGCGTCAACCCATAAGGATGCACCGTACAGTGCCATGGAGTGTACTACACTGGGTGCAAATCTAGGCGCCGACTGGCTGTTTCAAATATTCTATCCAAAAGCAGGCTCAAAAGACTTTGCATCTTAATCAACGTTTCCTGGACGGGCATAAGTGACGCTCAAAGGGACCGACAAGTTCAATATCATGACCTTTCGACGCCGTTTTACCAGTAATTGCCGGCTTACTCTTCGCGGCTAAACTTCTTCGGTCTTAGTCTCTGTATCCCAATCAGAGTTAAAAATTGTGAAGCCATATTGTAGTTTTCGGCCAACCAAATCTTACAaacataatgtataatatatatttaaaaaaaaatcgttttttattaagataggttttattgtttgtattaatagTGTATGCATTTCAATATAGCGTTTTAACCCGAGAAACCAGCAATTCCGTTTACAAAATGCAGGAATTATTAAAGGTTGAagaatttaaagatattatagtCGAAGATGGAGATTTAGAAGGTTATAGgtatgtcaatattattattacttaataaagctaccataactaataatttatactgtaatgttttataattaattttattcatatttatacaataattatatttattgtaaatgtgaTTCATAAGATTATTGATATTCTTgcaagtatatattaaaatgcacgatttaatattcacaaaacaaaaatgctattttttaatttattatattttatgtaaatgaagTCCTAAAAAGATGTAGCATGGAGTAGAGGACCTTATTTCACACAATATACATAGAGAAAGTTTACATATATTGTGTAGCTAGTTGCAATCCATATTACTGTGTTTCGTACTGGTAATTAGGTAATTTGTAGCAGAAttctaattattcattttaatttttaggaaGTTCATCACCCAATGCTTAGAACAAGGCAGCATTTTAAAGGAATCTGTCAAACTAATAGTAGAAGCTACCAGAGAGTAAATTAATTTGGTTAATTTTAACACCTATATATGCTTGTTTTTTTTACGGAAAgtgtatgaattaaatttttatcgatTGTTGTGAGTTTAATTAAGAGaacaatatgttaatatataacataatgcattattttatctgtttaaaTGAAACCTGTTATTCTCTCGATTAATGTGAAGAATgttagcaattatttttatatttcgacaAACTGTTCTTAAatgataaacaatttatatttttaactagtcttttaataaattaagataaaaaaccataaattatttttattattatacagtcattattataattatggcaCATGAACTGCCAATGCAACGATTATACCATTCAATtatgttatcattattaataatataacatataataacaattaaataagtagGTCAATAATGATATATCATAA encodes:
- the LOC125067331 gene encoding uncharacterized protein LOC125067331 isoform X1, whose translation is MSVTGEVVQAVGNSWIICRSKSYAGRIYYFNTLTGEAAWNLSESEIEKAKKRTSMLENQTGFPVDNCPEPMDSPQDYPSEMPPHSKHHIPTHNVPFKVFNNQIINNQFPKLPYQIAAQFSNISSLSPIQFNIPITPTPGIWNVPSHPMFITPNAISQQPILSNSLNNYDYVPVTNTALSLTNRFTSLDEIYKKTKPLQRKFQLNTGNTSGVRKNHFRNRFHNWSNKKDLRLLLSSKKRKPESSNILNEEKRNNYQLISCDDDDEMWLEANLRTQSSNESLDISSLKKVLRVEDNFKVWYIVTDSNVMLNNINFLNILLNSDNQCRLMVPHIVMEKIQMATNSRFRTNAHRAAYFISQQIDANIAAIDEPNLNYNDDRDAIINCCAKLVDQDYEVVLITDDVELHNLENTRFLVFTVREIKKILIKTEAHGSVSINSKERNIKITISNDLNKISYDPIQQNRHEIGPALVSEASFDKNSLPEDDESIQLPVEDFAQSNNIQKKTDNVAVQANSSELDAIHKNNDQRADSFPSNNTDLKAKRIHLKRSLSHEFNSSNKTGTKTFKWNKRRSKTSLSNNLCHSKVSESDQIDIGTMTKESFQPNCQKSCGDLSLESIESFRRYSYEESSESSSVIVHKNCRVGSIIDETSASETSHIRHIVDMENENDQSLSERPSKVVKEPCVSKSCDNKNENVMFEVTSKAMEDILKIKCDEWISRFVQIIEEASTQVLQQDPPFILDTMLPPWTIYEATECIKRKFSNDNDTVDAANKLLNVLFEIGGLRGKIKVDINPNKYMEMYSYGVYLIDALQGLLINSEDLQIAAESLSKLLIDIQDSHLNPGNQDFLTDEHINNQDKAIKIILPEHRVKETKEQMCNNTEIASNENSDKVDSVKYNGGENIQIVSNSSPSKSNTLFSSPGKYHLRSHKKKLLQKNDFVENVSFIRNIDLESSFFTSLHLKKANKDIGTKVNDLANEDMKDQVDGEIANSENNLVNVKENDKIDTMYEKDLVSNEPKVIRNFIRCPEFEEKIKNKSNLVFDSWTNKNENQSEMDYSENEQNDYEFLADEYYCGNDYDYEYESIDGEEVSGDNLDKDGEGNLNTSMKIQNINFKAIIQKIQHNIKEAFSSVHGFCEKCYSTLSSDGSNFEKNDIQNLAERTYSYLNDLCDALTSVLTRETSNSVYKMQELLKVEEFKDIIVEDGDLEGYRKFITQCLEQGSILKESVKLIVEATRE
- the LOC125067331 gene encoding uncharacterized protein LOC125067331 isoform X2 is translated as MSVTGEVVQAVGNSWIICRSKSYAGRIYYFNTLTGEAAWNLSESEIEKAKKRTSMLENQTGFPVDNCPEPMDSPQDYPSEMPPHSKHHIPTHNVPFKVFNNQIINNQFPKLPYQIAAQFSNISSLSPIQFNIPITPTPGIWNVPSHPMFITPNAISQQPILSNSLNNYDYVPVTNTALSLTNRFTSLDEIYKKTKPLQRKFQLNTGNTSGVRKNHFRNRFHNWSNKKDLRLLLSSKKRKPESSNILNEEKRNNYQLISCDDDDEMWLEANLRTQSSNESLDISSLKKVLRVEDNFKVWYIVTDSNVMLNNINFLNILLNSDNQCRLMVPHIVMEKIQMATNSRFRTNAHRAAYFISQQIDANIAAIDEPNLNYNDDRDAIINCCAKLVDQDYEVVLITDDVELHNLENTRFLVFTVREIKKILIKTEAHGSVSINSKERNIKITISNDLNKISYDPIQQNRHEIGPALVSEASFDKNSLPEDDESIQLPVEDFAQSNNIQKKTDNVAVQANSSELDAIHKNNDQRADSFPSNNTDLKAKRIHLKRSLSHEFNSSNKTGTKTFKWNKRRSKTSLSNNLCHSKVSESDQIDIGTMTKESFQPNCQKSCGDLSLESIESFRRYSYEESSESSSVIVHKNCRVGSIIDETSASETSHIRHIVDMENENDQSLSERPSKVVKEPCVSKSCDNKNENVMFEVTSKAMEDILKIKCDEWISRFVQIIEEASTQVLQQDPPFILDTMLPPWTIYEATECIKRKFSNDNDTVDAANKLLNVLFEIGGLRGKIKVDINPNKYMEMYSYGVYLIDALQGLLINSEDLQIAAESLSKLLIDIQDSHLNPDTEIASNENSDKVDSVKYNGGENIQIVSNSSPSKSNTLFSSPGKYHLRSHKKKLLQKNDFVENVSFIRNIDLESSFFTSLHLKKANKDIGTKVNDLANEDMKDQVDGEIANSENNLVNVKENDKIDTMYEKDLVSNEPKVIRNFIRCPEFEEKIKNKSNLVFDSWTNKNENQSEMDYSENEQNDYEFLADEYYCGNDYDYEYESIDGEEVSGDNLDKDGEGNLNTSMKIQNINFKAIIQKIQHNIKEAFSSVHGFCEKCYSTLSSDGSNFEKNDIQNLAERTYSYLNDLCDALTSVLTRETSNSVYKMQELLKVEEFKDIIVEDGDLEGYRKFITQCLEQGSILKESVKLIVEATRE